A genomic segment from Corylus avellana chromosome ca5, CavTom2PMs-1.0 encodes:
- the LOC132181524 gene encoding uncharacterized protein LOC132181524 — MLSVFLAEHKEMGVPLEQKALSLEEKLVSVFFGEDVGDSSEPEEYLESDGNGDSSDPLERNLYWESQEALLQEILEHYNSTSSNVRQEIFRIIEIAGKEDFCKCSKPSFDGCIHCFRRGVVNLLCDKGFRATLCTSKWTHTKKYPGGSHEYIEVIVSTPSRKKQMPFLIELEFRDQFKIAKACDKYHKLVSQLPEYYIGKPDYLNAIVRVVCDAAKRSMKEKKMHMGPWRKTSFMQMKWSGSIERSILDESLHHQVPSLLLRQASESSCLRFAAAPAVVVT; from the exons ATGTTGTCTGTCTTCCTTGCTGAGCACAAGGAGATGGGTGTTCCTCTTGAACAGAAGGCTCTTAGCCTCGAAGAGAAATTAGTTTCTGTGTTTTTCGGTGAAGATGTCGGCGACTCATCAGAACCCGAAGAATATCTTGAATCCGACGGCAATGGCGACTCGTCCGACCCGCTTGAGAGGAACTTGTACTGGGAATCACAAGAGGCTTTGCTTCAG GAGATTTTAGAGCACTATAACTCAACAAGCTCAAATGTGCGGCAAGAGATATTCCGAATCATAGAGATTGCTGGAAAGGAGGACTTTTGCAAATGCTCAAAGCCAAGCTTTGATGGTTGCATCCACTGCTTTCGACGAGGAGTTGTCAATTTGCTTTGTGACAAAGGCTTCAGGGCCACTCTCTGCACCTCAAAATGGACACACACTAAAAAATATCCTGGAG GGTCACACGAGTACATTGAAGTGATAGTAAGCACACCCTCTCGAAAGAAGCAAATGCCATTTCTGATTGAATTGGAGTTCCGGGACCAGTTCAAGATTGCCAAAGCCTGCGACAAGTACCACAAGCTTGTGAGCCAATTGCCAGAGTACTACATCGGAAAACCAGACTACCTCAACGCCATTGTTCGTGTCGTGTGCGATGCGGCCAAGAGGTcgatgaaagaaaagaaaatgcatatGGGCCCGTGGCGGAAAACAAGCTTCATGCAAATGAAATGGTCAGGTTCTATTGAGAGGTCTATTTTGGATGAATCCCTGCACCACCAAGTTCCGTCCCTTTTGCTTAGGCAAGCGAGTGAGTCGTCATGCTTACGCTTCGCGGCCGCTCCAGCCGTAGTTGTCACCTAA
- the LOC132182415 gene encoding uncharacterized protein LOC132182415 — protein MAATSPFNLTSPLAPAFHRNYSLTPTTLHRTAINYAQTSTPKLCGRRNTACKATEVSLAEGEPSASGGGGENWVPVVPLGALPRGERRVIVQDGETILLLWYKNKVFAIENRSPAEGAYTEGLLNAKLTQDGCIVCPTTDSTFDLQTGEIKEWYPKNPVLRVLTPALRKLFVYPVKTDEENIYISMRGGVKSDASAEIVFSGKAQPGLTASDVNVDEVRMVVDEDLEGFGFTGKNEIINGKAAVIGFLLLLDFELLTGKGLLKGTGFLDFLYAASKAFK, from the exons ATGGCCGCCACATCACCCTTCAACCTCACTTCACCATTGGCCCCCGCATTCCACCGAAATTACTCTCTCACCCCCACCACCCTCCACCGCACCGCAATAAACTACGCCCAGACCTCCACGCCTAAGCTATGCGGTCGCAGAAATACTGCATGTAAGGCCACGGAGGTGTCGCTGGCGGAAGGAGAACCTTCGGCCTCCGGCGGCGGAGGAGAGAACTGGGTGCCGGTGGTGCCGCTCGGGGCGCTGCCGAGAGGGGAGCGGCGCGTGATTGTCCAGGACGGGGAGACCATTCTGCTGCTGTGGTATAAGAACAAGGTGTTTGCCATTGAGAACAGGTCTCCTGCCGAAGGAGCCTACACTGAAGGCTTGCTCAATGCCAAGCTCACCCAG gaTGGCTGTATAGTTTGTCCAACAACCGACAGCACATTTGATCTCCAAACTGGAGAAATCAAGGAATGGTATCCAAAAAATCCTGTGCTGAGAGTCCTAACCCCTGCTTTGAGGAAGCTTTTTGTTTATCCTGTGAAAACtgatgaagaaaatatttacaTCAGCATGAGAGGAGGTGTAAAATCAGATGCATCTGCTGAGATCGTCTTTAGCGGGAAGGCTCAACCCGGTCTAACTGCATCTGATGTCAATGTGGATGAG GTCAGAATGGTGGTTGATGAGGATCTGGAGGGTTTCGGTTTTACTGGGAAGAACGAGATTATAAATGGGAAGGCAGCTGTAATCGGCTTCCTGCTATTGTTAGATTTTGAACTCTTGACTGGTAAAGGTCTTCTCAAGGGAACAGGCTTCTTGGACTTTCTTTATGCTGCATCAAAAGCTTTCAAGTAG